Proteins encoded together in one Streptomyces asoensis window:
- a CDS encoding rhomboid family intramembrane serine protease: MLSNWNRTAAAAVRKTPAPVTYGLIALCCLIFLIGPASGFNPLYGSGDALPAVQRAYFRRWGVVPAQLFEGAPRAVLTPVTALFVHGSWVHLLGNMLFLHVFGAMTEERMGRLEFTLFYTGCGYLALLGYAAANADSPQSLVGASGAISAVLGAFVYLFPRARVTSLLPFLFFLPLRFPAWVVLPFWAALQWVAAGRAAQGPGVAYLAHLVGFGLGLLYAWARFGRERGHEGGPGTAAAGDGRATRVKPAPAPAPEGENQP, from the coding sequence ATGCTCAGCAACTGGAACCGGACGGCCGCGGCGGCGGTCCGGAAGACCCCGGCGCCGGTGACCTACGGCCTGATCGCCCTGTGCTGCCTGATCTTCCTGATCGGCCCCGCCTCGGGTTTCAATCCGCTCTACGGCTCCGGCGACGCGCTGCCGGCCGTGCAGCGGGCCTACTTCCGGCGCTGGGGCGTGGTGCCGGCCCAGCTCTTCGAGGGCGCGCCCCGGGCCGTCCTGACCCCGGTGACGGCCCTCTTCGTGCACGGCAGCTGGGTGCACCTGCTGGGCAACATGCTCTTCCTCCACGTCTTCGGGGCGATGACCGAGGAGCGGATGGGGCGCCTGGAGTTCACGCTCTTCTACACGGGCTGCGGGTACCTGGCCCTGCTCGGCTACGCCGCGGCCAACGCGGACTCGCCGCAGTCCCTGGTCGGCGCCTCCGGGGCGATCTCCGCGGTCCTGGGCGCGTTCGTGTACCTGTTCCCTCGGGCGCGGGTGACCAGCCTCCTGCCGTTCCTGTTCTTCCTGCCGCTGCGCTTCCCGGCGTGGGTCGTGCTGCCCTTCTGGGCGGCCCTTCAGTGGGTGGCGGCCGGGCGGGCCGCCCAGGGGCCCGGCGTGGCCTACCTGGCCCACCTCGTGGGCTTCGGCCTGGGCCTGCTGTACGCGTGGGCCCGGTTCGGCAGGGAGAGGGGCCACGAGGGCGGCCCGGGAACGGCGGCGGCGGGAGACGGGCGGGCGACTAGAGTGAAACCCGCCCCAGCTCCGGCCCCCGAGGGAGAGAACCAGCCGTGA